In Campylobacterota bacterium, the sequence GTATGTTTTTTCGTCTTGGCGAGGTCGATCTCCTCATCGAGGCGGACCATGACCCCATCGATCATCGCACGGACGTACCCTTTGTGACGGAGCGATTCGAGGATATCGGCGAACGTCCCCTTCTTCTCCCGCACCAGCGGCGCAAGGATGACGATCTTCGAATTTTCGGGAAGTTTCAACACCTGGTCGATGATGTCCTGCGCCGACATTTTCGAGATTTTCTTACCGCACAGATGGCAGTGCTGCACCCCTACGCGGGCGTAGAGCAGACGCAGATAGTCGTAGATTTCGGTAATCGTCCCGACCGTCGAACGGGGGTTTTTGGAGGTTGTTTTCTGATCGATGGCGATGGCGGGGGTGAGCCCTTCGATCTTGTCGACGTCGGGTTTTCCGACACGGTCGAGAAACTGGCGGGCATACGAGGAGAGCGATTCGATGTAGCGACGCTGTCCCTCGGCGTAGAGGGTGTCGAAAGCGAGCGTCGATTTGCCGCTTCCGCTGATGCCCGTACAGACGACGAGGGCGTTTTTGGGGATCTCCAGAGAAATATTTTTAAGATTGTGCTCTTTGGCACCGATAATTTTGATCGTATCCATAGACGTTACCCCGCAATTAGTTTGTATGCCGTGACGGCAAAAATAAGAATGTAAAAAACCACCAGGATCTGCTTGTATCGGGCAACCTTGATGCGGTTGAGCAACGCGATGCCCAGGATTATCCCCACCAGCGACGAAAGGGCCATTACAAGCCCTTCGTAAAAATGGATCAGCCCCAGCCACGCGAGGGCGGCAAACGCCGATACCGACGTAAACATGACGAAAAACAACCCGACTGCGGAAGCTTTTTTCAGCGGGAAGCCCATAAAACTTACCAGGATCGGGGTCATCAGAATCGATCCGCCGACCCCCAGCATGCCGGAGAAGACCCCCACTCCGCCCCCTATCAGCGAATAAAGGGGACGGTTGACGATTTCGGGGCGTGTCGGAACGGGAGCCGAAAACGCCAGCCGCGCGAGCGTAAAGGCGACGATCGACAGAAAGAGCCATTCCAGAACCGACGCATCCAGAATCTTGACAAGGTAACCGCCCGCCGCTGCACCGACGATCCCGCCGTAGCCGAAATATTTGACCTCCCCGACCGAATAGGTCTGCCGGCGTTTATGGATCAAAGCGGCCATCAACGACCCCGCCACCATCTGGGTCACCGAGATCCCGATCGCTTCTTTGATCCCGAATCCCAGATAAAGCAGGACGGGGACGCTCACCGTCCCGCCCCCGATCCCGAAGAAACCCGACAGGGTCCCTATCCCGATTCCCAATAGTGCCAGTTCCAGCGTCATATCATTGCTTTGTATTGATTTTCCGGTCGCGCGATTATACCCCTTTGTCGCTTCAGGGAAACCTTTTCGAATCGGTTTGTTTTACGCTATAATGATTTCTGATACTTTAGAATAAGAAACGAGGGATTATGTTACCGATCATCGTCGAAGCCGCAGCCAATTTTTGCCTTCATCAGATACGCCTTCCCTACGAGATTTCCGAATTGCCCCCCAAAAAGAGAACACTTTTTGCTTTTATCGATATCGAATCGAACGGCAGTACGCACAGGGCCTATATCGGTTGCGATCCGACCCTGATCCAGACCATCGCCGAGATTTTTCTCGGAGAAGACGAAAGCGATGAGCAGACCCTGACCGATATGCTCCTCGAGACGGCGAACATGATCGTCGGCAGTGCCAAAGTACTCGCCGCCGAAGCATACGACACCTCGATGATGATCGCAACCCCGTTTTTCGTTTCCGAGGAACTCTCGCAGATCCGGCCCGACGCGCTGCAATGCATCGGGATTAACGACGGCGAACTGACGATAGCGTTGAAAAGGCTCTAAAGATGGATGAAACACAAACACCCGAAACCGAAATCCCCCTCCACCACGAGGCCGAGCACGTCGATCTCGAAAAAGAGCTCGAATGGATGGACTACGAAGGGCTGCTTGACATGGAAGTCGAGTTTGTCGCCGACCTGGGACAGACGACCCTTACGCTGGGGGAGATCCTGAGACTCAAAAAAGGGGACCCTATCGATCTGGGAAAACCGGCGGGGGAAAGCGTAGAAGCCTACGTCAATCGCCGCATCATCGGCAAAGGGGAAGTCATGGTCTATGAAAAAAACCTTGCCATCCGTATCAACGAGGTACTCGACTCGAGCGCCGTACTCTACTATCTTTCAAAAGAGAGACTATGAAATATCTGATCGCCCTGTTTATCCTCACCCCGATGCTCTGGGGAGCCAAAGTCCTCAGCTATAACGTTTACGATCGTAACGACCGTGTCGACGTCATGCTCACCTTCGATACCCCCTACGAAGGGGTCCTGCGCCAGAACCGCCAGGGCGACACGATCGTCGTAAAGCTCGAAGAAGCGTTTATCGAAGCTTCCAAAACCAAAGACGTCAATTCGGCCTATCTGAACAAACTCACCATCGCACCGCAGGGAGAACACCTCGAGATCATCGCCAAAGTCTCTCCCGACGTCACGATGCAGGCGTCGAAAACTTCCGATTCGTACGGCCTCCGCCTGCGCTTTATGAGTGCCGCGGGGATTGCAAGTTCCACCGCTCCCTCTCCGGTTGACGAAACGGCTCTTACCGGCCTTCCGACGAAAAAAAGCAATGAGTTCGAGCAAAGCTATTACGTCGTCATCGCGATCCTCGTCATCGGGATCGGGATCCTGCTGTGGCTGAAGCAAAGCATCGCCAAACGGACCGGTGTGATCCAGCCGCAACAGCCCAAAACACCTTGGCTTTTCAACAAACCCGCCGCCGAAGTACAATCCGTATCGGCACCGGCTATGCCGATTTCCCCCATCAAAGCGGGAGAGAGCGGAGGGATACACATCCGTTTCCAAAAAAGTCTCGACGCGATCAACAGCGTCGCGATGCTCGACTACGGTACCCAAAGCTATCTCGTCCTGATCGGGACGAATACCGTACTGCTGGACAAATTCCAGGACAACATTCCCGTCACCCAAAACGAATTCGAATCGCTCCTGCAATCCAAACACCGTGAACTCGACGGTTTCTTTCAGCTCGGTTCGGCGGCCGACGAACCCTTTGACGCTTACAAGGAAAAAGCGTCGGGAGTTTATTAAAAGCTCCCCTCTCCTTCCGGTCTTTGGGACCTCTTAATAATCCCGCCTCCCTTTATCTCACCCTATGCCCGTCCGCTTCAGCACTCGCACGCAAGATCCGATGCACTGAACCCTTCGGAAATCTGGCGGTGGGTAAGGAAGAATTCGTCGACGACTTCCCGGAAATGGACGGGATCGTCGATCCGGTTGACAAGGTCGCGCATCGCCGAAGCCCCTTCGTATCCTTTGGAATAGGTATGGACGTGCTTGCGGAACGTTACGACGCCGCGCGGTCCGTAAAAACGGACCATACCGTCAAGATGTTCCATAATGATTGCGTGTTTGATCAGGGGATCGACGGTGGCCGATCCCGTTTTGAGCTGGTGGAAAATCCACGGCGCACCTACCGCGCCGCGTCCGATCATTACCCCGTCGGCCCCGGTGTGTTCCAGCACCCACTGGGCTTTCTCGTACGAATCGATATCGCCGTTGGCAATGACGGGGATATTCACGGCCTGTTTAATCTCGGCGATCGCGTCGTAGTCGACCGGAGCTTTGAATTTTCCCGCACGCGTACGGCCGTGTACGGCGAGAAAATCGGCGCCGCAATCCTCGACGATTTTGGCGATTTCAAGGTGGTTTTTCGACTCGAATCCCAGGCGGATTTTGACGCTGAGGGTCGATTTGTTCGACGTTTCCTTGATCGTACGGATGATGCGGGCCATTTTAGGGAGGTCTTTTAGCAGTGAACTTCCCGAACCGTGGCTGACGATCTTGGGAACGGGACAGCCGCAGTTAAGGTCGATGATGTCGATCTCTTCTTGCGCGTTAAGGACCTCTACCGCGCGACGTACGACCTCTTCGTCCGCCCCAGCGATCTGGACCGAGTAGGGGTCTTCATTCGGGCTGCGTTCGAGCATTTTGATCGTCTTTTGCGAACCGTACGCCAAAGCGTTGGAGCTGATCATTTCACTGACGGTGAGGTCGGCGCCGAATTTTTTGACGACGTTGCGAAACGGAAGGTCAGTGTATCCCGCGAGCGGTGCAAGAGCGTAGACGGGGCTTGAAAAATCGAGTTTGGGAGTCATGATGTTTTACCTGTAAAACGGTTATTTCGCCCGGAGGGCGAAGTGTCAGAGCCGTTTGGCTGCCGTGATTAATGGCAGCTCCGGCGAAGGAAGATGGCGATGTCGTAATGTTTGTTCGCTTTT encodes:
- a CDS encoding sulfite exporter TauE/SafE family protein — protein: MTLELALLGIGIGTLSGFFGIGGGTVSVPVLLYLGFGIKEAIGISVTQMVAGSLMAALIHKRRQTYSVGEVKYFGYGGIVGAAAGGYLVKILDASVLEWLFLSIVAFTLARLAFSAPVPTRPEIVNRPLYSLIGGGVGVFSGMLGVGGSILMTPILVSFMGFPLKKASAVGLFFVMFTSVSAFAALAWLGLIHFYEGLVMALSSLVGIILGIALLNRIKVARYKQILVVFYILIFAVTAYKLIAG
- a CDS encoding chemotaxis protein CheX, with amino-acid sequence MLPIIVEAAANFCLHQIRLPYEISELPPKKRTLFAFIDIESNGSTHRAYIGCDPTLIQTIAEIFLGEDESDEQTLTDMLLETANMIVGSAKVLAAEAYDTSMMIATPFFVSEELSQIRPDALQCIGINDGELTIALKRL
- the fliN gene encoding flagellar motor switch protein FliN, coding for MDETQTPETEIPLHHEAEHVDLEKELEWMDYEGLLDMEVEFVADLGQTTLTLGEILRLKKGDPIDLGKPAGESVEAYVNRRIIGKGEVMVYEKNLAIRINEVLDSSAVLYYLSKERL
- the dusB gene encoding tRNA dihydrouridine synthase DusB, with translation MTPKLDFSSPVYALAPLAGYTDLPFRNVVKKFGADLTVSEMISSNALAYGSQKTIKMLERSPNEDPYSVQIAGADEEVVRRAVEVLNAQEEIDIIDLNCGCPVPKIVSHGSGSSLLKDLPKMARIIRTIKETSNKSTLSVKIRLGFESKNHLEIAKIVEDCGADFLAVHGRTRAGKFKAPVDYDAIAEIKQAVNIPVIANGDIDSYEKAQWVLEHTGADGVMIGRGAVGAPWIFHQLKTGSATVDPLIKHAIIMEHLDGMVRFYGPRGVVTFRKHVHTYSKGYEGASAMRDLVNRIDDPVHFREVVDEFFLTHRQISEGFSASDLACEC